gttggcagtgccgtcagttggaagtcgactttgcagtcgattgtcgctttgtctacgacagaagcagaatacatggcagcagcggaggcggtaaaggaagctatctggttgaaaagtttagtagcggaattgagtttggttcagctggaatcaactcttagatgtgatagtcagagtgctattcatctaatgaaaaatcagagatttcatgagcgcactaaacacattgatgtcagatttcattttattcgagatgttattgatgagggaactatcaaggtcgtgaaggttatcacagacgataatgctgcagacatgttgaccaagatagtcccgctcgctaagtttgcacactgcaaggacttggcgggggtgtgcatcaactgatgcaactccgaagagaacagttgctaggtggaggtggtatgttcaacaatggtttgattcttcttgtttcttacaacggggttgcccagtaagcttagaagttttggccagagttgttcacacgctcgaaacgcaaaccaaggtggagattgaaaatgttggtttatgtttagtcaacaatggcatgccaattggaagagttggtggaaagagttggtgtggatgctaggaggaagcttcctcctttgatgtcacccatgacatcaagaggaggtagtttgatgtcaccaatgacatcaagaggaggtctttacctctataaatagatgcactccttcacttgtagaaatcatcccaaaataatacaatacattgtagtgagtagagagttaagagagaaattatcttaagtgtaattgggaaatctcccattcctttgttaatattaaaagggcaattgttctctggtggacgtaggattattttgatccgaaccacgttaaaatcttgtgttcttttttttacgtttccgctaacaccATGCAAAGCAAAACCTAGTATTTAACTAGAGAAGGGTAGAGGGGCAGAcccattatccaccgagtttcgGCTACGGTTGGTCCAAAGGATCTGCCCCAGAAGAATTTCTCGGTcatcaaaaaaaataaattgaatgGATGCCTTCTTATGGCGCAAGTTACTTTTAAAACCTTCTCTAATTGTACATAAGGTTTCTGTCCTTTCTTTTTGTGTTGCTCCTCTGTTTCTTTGGTGGGAGGAGGTGGTGGGGATTACATTTTTGTTGCATTTAGAAATTTGGAGTTGTATCTGGAGGAGAATTCCAATGCAAGGATCTAGAATATACATGTTTATAGATTGTGTGTGCAGCAAAAAGGATTTATGATTCGAAAGTTCATTTTCAAATTACAGCAAGTTGttttggaattgaaagtggaTTTTAGAATAACCCCGAAGGTGTTATTCAAGGCATTTTACAGTATAAACCTTTACTAGACTTGCTTaatattcaacaacaacaaacctagtgAGCTCTTATAAGTGGGTatgggagggtaatgtgtatgcagaccttacccctaccctggaaggCAGATatgctgtttccgatagaccctcggctggAGAGTAGATGAAAAGAAGCATAGGCCACAAGTAGTAACAACAACGGgaaattaagaaaactaaagCGAAAGATATCAATCAAATAGTAGGTAAAGATAGCAATCTATGAGTAAAAGTGATACCATACTAATACTAATGCTACCTGTttgagaaagaaaaatcaaaacacTCGACTACCTGCTAGCCTTCTAACCTAATTCTCGACCGCCACACCCTCTTATCAAGGCCCGTCCTCAGTAAGCTCTAGCTGCGCCATGTTCTGCCTAATCATCTCTCCCCGATAAttcttaggcctacctctacCCTTCCTCATACCCCTTGtagccaacctctcacaccttctAACCGGGGCATCAATGTTTCTACTCTTCGCATGCCCGAACCATTTCAGTCTCGCCtctcgcatcttgtcctccacgaGGGCCACTCCTACCTTTTCCCGAATAACTTCGTTTATAATCTTATCAAATctggtatgcccgcacatccatctcaacatcttcATTTCAGCTACTTTTATTTTCTGGACATGAGAGCTCTTGACAATACTCTGCCAGATACAACATAGTCGGTCGAACCACCACTTTATAGAACTTACTTTTAAGTTTAAGTAacacattcttatcacataaGATATCGGAAgcgagcctccatttcatccaccttGCTCcgatacgatgtgtgacatcctcatcaATCTCCCCATTTCTTGTATTACCGACCCAAGGTACCTGAAACTTCCTCTCTTGGGAATTACTTGTGTATCGAGCCTCACCTCCACATCCTCTTTCTGAGTTACGTCGCTGAACTTGCACTTCAAGTATTCcgtcttggtcctgctcaacttgaaacctttagactctaaGGTCCacctccaaacctccagcctctcatGAACACCACCCAGCTTCTTGgaaatcagaactatgtcatccgcaaataacatacaccattgTCCCTCCCCTTGAATGTGTTGAGTCAGTGCGTCCATCACTAAGGAAAATAAAAAGGGGCTAAGAGTTGATCCCTGGTGCAACCCCATCTCCACCGGAAAGTGCTCCGAGTCTCCTCCCACTGTCCTCACTCTGGTCTTAGcaccatcatacatgtccttaatcaccctaatataggcTACTGGGACCCCTTTAGCCTCCAAGCATCTCCATAGAACCTCTCTCGGGACATTGTCATATGTTTTTTCTAGGTCAGTGAACACCATATGCAGTTCCTTCTTTATTCCCTTGTACTGCTCCGCCAATCTCCTTACAAGATGAATGGCTTCCATAGTCGATCGACCTAACATGAAACAGAACTGGTTCTAGAAATAGACACACTCCTCTGCACCCTCATTTCTACCACGCTCTCCCACACTTTCATCGTATGGCTTAGCAGCTTGATATCTCTATAATTATTGCattattgcaattttggatatcaaccttgttcttgtacaacgaaatcatcgtactccacctccattccCTGTCCTAAAAATGATGTTAAACAACCTAGTGAGCCACTCCAAACCTGCCCAACCTACATTCTTCCAAAATTCCACAAggatttcgtctggcccggtcgcTCTACCCTTGTGCATCTTACGTATAGCCTCCTTGACTTCTTCTACTCTAATGCGCCTACTTCTTCTACTCCAAAACTTGCTTAATATTCATTGGAAAAAATTATAGGAACTTCTCCAAATCAAAGGACTAAATTTGATGTCTACCCGATCCAAAATCTTTAAACCGATGGAATGATGGATCCTTTTCCTACGTGAGCACTTAGGGGTCATTTGATAGAGTGTATAAGAATAATGCAGAATTGGGTGTATTAataatgcttgcattagttatgttgacatatttcttatcgtttggtttaatttattaaagcattgcacaatttctaaaagaattgtttgtttacaaaaataccctcatAACTAGTACATCACTttatctttttaaaagaaacatatgttgatgaatgtttttatatgaaaaaggttttaaaaaattatttgatttgtctgTCTATATTGTAGTATAGAActtaatatttaataaaaaaaatatgctaagtatttatttatttactagggatataatgTTATTTCTCACTTTCTTGGATTATTTCAAACTTGCATTAGTATAATAGCATATTTTAATCGAGcgtaaattttgaaggacaattttgtctttaactaagttaatgcatgcattaaaaccaTTGCATTGTTAATACCATGGTTTCTTATGCGTTagttatacataggataatactaAATAGAGTGTATAATTAATGCTTGCATATATAATGTATAGGTTCAAAAAGTGTACCAAACAaagtattattaatacacaaagctaatgcatgcattattttaccTAATGCattctaccaaacgaccccttattgCTGAAAATAGAACATTGGAAGTAAATAATTtagagatgaaggttgatatttGCATGTAGCATCAAATATGGTAAGTGCATCACCCATGTATTCATCATGTGGCCAATTCATCCTTAATATTTCGCGAAACATAGTATGAGAGTGATAAAATGGTAATCCCTTTTCTGATACAGATTTCTGCCAAATTTCGTAGGGCTTCAATCTTGTTCATTTTTTCCCATTTTCCAATCAATTCATGAGAAACTTGCGTGAAGAGTGAATCCTAAAGCTCATTCTCCAGTGTTACTTCTTAAATTGCTTTAAATGATATTATGTTGTCTGAATATCCCTTAAGCATAAATGTATTAGTGGTGTACAATTGGATTATAACTGCAATTATTTTCCCCTTATAGTTTCCTTTCTTCTTATGTATAGACATGAAAGAGAATGAGAGTGGTGTATATGACATCTAATTTTAGGTTAAAACAGTGCATCATTTATTTGAGATAAAGGGAGTTGTTATTCTTTGCTTGATaaatgttgtaacaagtttgtttttcaaattttcagtcTATAATTTTACTTGTAAGATATTCCAAAACCAGACATGATGTCTTTCACCAAGTTACACTTTATTAGATTTCCTACTGTTTACCATAAACCCCGCCTTTGGAAACGATAGCATATTTGCAGCTAATCATTGGTTTCCCTTCATTCATGTGGTGATAACAGTTGCACTGGCCAGCACCCTGCATCGTGAAGAATTTTTCAGTTGAACTAATTGGCAAATCAAATATGAATATACTTTATAACAATTCTGAAAATTGTTTGTTCTGATGACAGGCTTTTCCAGAGGAACTGTTTTCTGTGCTCCGTACAGTGCATCTCCTGAGAGGACTTAGTGTTGGTCTAGGAATTAATTTTTCATGTGTCGAGCAGTGGAGACCCATTGCTGAAGAAGTTCTGTATGTTGCTGGAAGACTTACAGGTATCTTCAGTTACAGCAATATCTCTTTCAATGCAACTGTTCCATGGGTAAAGGGCATTTCCCAGTTTTGGACATTTGATTTTATGAGCCAAAGAAGTGATTTAATCCCCTGCTAATTTGTAAAGAAAAAAGGGAAGCCTGTTACGAAGAATCCCACGTTCACTcagggtccggggaagggttGTACCCTTAGTGAgtgtgatgtagacagcctaCCTACCTTAATGCAAGCTTCAGTGGTTGAtcccacggctcgaacccgtgacctataggtcacaagGAACAACTTTACCAATGCTCCGAGGCTCCACTTCAATCCGCTGCTAATTTTGTGATCCATGAAAATGATTcgtttctatttatttttagatattttTGTTCCCTGGCCGAGATGCTCTGTTGCATACATCAATTTTACATATGCATATTTTTCCTTGTCCAAGTAGACCGTTTTTCTTTAATCTGATAGGATGATTTCCTGTTGGTAATTAGTTCCTATAACACAAGCTACCAATTTTTCTTATATGGTTTGCGAGTACCTCTCTGATATTTGCTTATTTACAGCTAAAGATCTGAAGCAAGTGCATAGACGTGGAGCTTCTAGAGGAAGATTTTGGAGATAATTATTTAATGTATGGAAATTATCAATATGGGCCTACCTGGAATATGGTATTTATTGTAATTTATCCTAGTCATGTTGATGCCTTAGCTGCATCCTTGTCATGGAAAATTCAATTACAGATTTTTCCTTTTTAGTTGTATTGGATTAGAAGTATTGTCAATAACATTGACTACCAACAGTAGTCTTTCAGGAATATTTGTTAGTTTCTGTCTTGATTTTGTTTTGGTTCCTTAAAGTTGGATGGCAAATGTGACTCTGCGCTttagggtgggggtggggggtggggggtgggggacTTGGCCAGCAGGCGAGCAATAGGAGAGTTTTGTGTTGCTCCATATTTTCTACTAGTGTGGACAAACAGCTGTTAGCATTTCTTGCTCATGCAGCTTTGAGTCTGTAACTAGGAATGTACTCGGGATTTCTTCGTTGCATCTGTAGATGCTAGTGTTTGAGTCTTGAAGTGGTGTCAACTAGCATTTTTAGGTTTAGGCCTTGAAAATGGTTTTGCTTGTACTTGACTGGAATTGGAAGTTAAGGTGAATTCAAATGTTTGCAGATGTTCTTGTGATTTCTTGTGTTTTCTTGTGTTTTTGACTTCTGCATttacttttttcctttttaatgcTTTCTTTTCCTTGACAGATACTTATATCTGGTGCCTTGTTCCTTGTACATTGTAGTATGAACACTTCTTATTCTGAATATCCTGGTCTTAGAATAGTCCTGCAATCTTTCTGGTCTTTGTGGGGTCGTTTGGTACGTGGGATAAGGTAATATAAGGTGCAGGATTAAATATATACCATGTTTGGTTGACGGTATCCCAGTCTTAATACAAATATCCCATCTTATTCCATCAAACTTGGGATTATATTATCCCACCTCCTAGGTGGGGATAAATTAGTCCAAGATTATAATCCTGGGATAATTTAGTTCGCGTATCAAGCGACCCCTTATGTATAAAAATTAGCAGCCAAGCCTTATGAAGTTAAAGAAACCCTCTATGATATGGTTAAACATTCATCTACATCTATATCTAGATGTTAATCCATCTATATACTATGTATATTTGTTCCTTCTTTTGTCATCTTTAATTTGTTTCAACCAAAAGAAAGGGTGATTTGGACTATTCCGTTAATTGGTGGAAGGTTAGGAGAATTAGTTCTATCAGTCCTATTCAATTAGAATAAAAGGTGATATGGCAAGAGGGCAGACCGGTGCACTAAATTCCCGCTATGTGCGGATCCAAAGAAGGGCTGAACCACAAGGGTTTATTATATGCAACCTTATCCTGGATTTTTGGGCCGAATCATAAGTgtttattgtacgcagccttaccctgcatttctgcaagaggttgtttccacaaCTTGAACCCATAATCTTCTTGTTACATGGCAGCAATTTTATCGGTTTCGCCAAAGCTCTCCTTCAACTTGTCTCAAATATCTTATGAAATAAATATTCTATACAACCGTACAAATTTGAAAGCGTTACCAAAGCCTGATTCCTAGCCGTGCGCCCTTAGTTAAAACAAAGAAGTTGCAACATTGACTTtagaatttaaaaaatatattagttCCCCTCAATTGATACGAGTTAAGTTTCTCCTCTTTCTAAGCATGACGCTAAGTATGAACTGACGTTAACTCAGGTTAATTATGATTAAGTCAAAATCAAGGACCGCTTTAGCCAAAAATTCCCCAGAAACAGAACCGCTAAAAAATAGTAAAGTGCTGAAAGTGCCAATTATTAATAGTAAAATAATCCAAGCTTTGTCAGCAAAAATGCAAGTGTCTAGATTGGCCAATGTTCGTTGTGCACTGCTTAAATTAGTGAGTACAAGGAACTGTGGAAGCTTctattattatattatattatttttgaaaGTATAAAAAAGGGAATTAAAGTGTGCAAAATATATTTCTTGTTGGCTTTACGCACAGGCTAAGAATATTCCCGCCGATGAATCTTGTCATATTGATAATAAATCCATTTATGTAAAGTCACAAACTGCTAAATATGCCTTTTTTCTTATTAACTTCACCTCCGCCGCCGTCGCCGTCTCATTCTTTATGTGCTTTTTGCAAATCAAGTGTGTACTTAATTTTCCCCATATTAGCCGGCTGAATCTGATGTTACCCTCTAATAAATGTAAATTCCTAATTAATTGTCAAAGGTAATATATTTGATTCCACTGACCTTGAGATTCTCTCTTCAACGTCAGTTATGGATATTGAGATGATTAACAACTGATGTTAGCTatatagtatttttttttttttttttttttttttttttacgaaaCACACCCTATATATTTGTTCGCAACAAGCTTTGGTTCTTGAACCTTATTTTTTTGAGTTATTCTGTCCAAGAGAATCAAAAACTAGTTTTCTTCTTATCTTGGTAACCTTGAAATGCCCCAATAAGTTGGAATACATTTCATGAAATACTCTAGCCGAATTGAAGTGGACAACCAAAAATTCTAGTTTTTGTTTGATATCCTTGTAAATTTAAAGTAACGTCAATACGTCATGAACCCAACAGTTCATAGACTAGAAAGGGtgctttaaaaattaattaaagatgAACTTTTTCTCTCTCCTAAATTAGAAAAAAGTGATGTTTTGCCCCACGGCTTTGGTTCAGTAATAAATTTGTAGTGGCTAGTGACGTAGTAGAAATTTTAAcaagaaaattcagaaaaaatacaaaaacattACACTTGGGGTTTGAATTTGTATTTCTCTTTATCTAAAGGGGAttcaaaatattatatatataaacaaaTATATGTTTGTATGCTATTACCGCGGTATAACTTTCCGAGGAAGTTCATTGCATATGATTTCGTCGCTAGTAGCGCCAGATGTGTAAATTAGACGAACGTCACGAATTCGAAAGTTACCACCGACACGAACCTAGTAATAGATTTATTAGGCTCAAATCTATTATTCATACTTGATGAATTATTTAACACATGGGTATGAACCAAATTAAAGTTATTAGGTTCGAATAAAGTCATAACTTGTACACTAAATCTGCCACTATGGGGCGAGCCTATACTCCCCCTAGTTTCAAACCTATGAGCCAACTAGAGTTAAGTCAGCTAACTCACCTGGGAATTTCTTGCATGTTTAAGGTTTGTGTCCATGGACGGAGCTAGGGTGGAGAAAGAGGCCCATCCGAACctccttcgtcgaaaaattacaaaaaatatttttatatatatatatatatatagtagatGTTGAATCCCCGTGGCTTTTTCTGGTTTCAATTCTTCGTATTTGAATACCCTTGGTGAAAACTCTGACTCCGCCAAATGAGAATGTATAGTCACCAATTAGGTGTTAGGACCGAAAaaaccttgaacgacgataaatcatacaacaaaggagaaatataccaaaagagacacaaacatttaacgtggttcggtcaactgacctacgtccaccgcggagatgagcaatccactatataaaaagagagttcaaaatattgagagaacaacctcacgaagaggcaaacacaagtgacacactaacacttgtcccgcaaagttctccccctaaacactacTCCCAAGcccctatggctacattgtggatgctactgaatgagaaggacggatcttcaatttatagaactccaaacctttCCCTACAAGAAAATGGACTAGCCAAGTATaagagaattataatttccttctacaaaaaggaaaacccaattaaggtaattatattgtcatttccttcaacaaataggaaaaccaaatatggtaagaaaattatggcaaacacctaacaattctcccccttggcctgaattttctgacaaaataaacttgatccaccttcttcacatagccttcaacaggtcgcatctccaaatctccaccacaaagtttgtctcaacgtgcgtagcacaccggtcaaatttctcagacaaaatcacgattatcgtcaaatatgttgcggctagaactgaacccaccaagatgaacctgtcttgaacctcGCTCTGGTACCACTTGTTGGGACCGAAATAATCAGGTGTCATGCAGAAGCTAGTAACGCAAATCTTGAACGACGATAAGTCAGATAACAAAAGAGAAATCTACCAAAAGAGACAtaaatatttaacgtggttcggtcaactgacctacgtccaccgccgagatgagcaatccactatataaaaaagaGTACAAAATAAACTCGATCCACCTTTTTCATATAGACTTCAACAGGttgcatctccaaatctccaccacaaagtttgtctcaacgtgcatagcacaccggtcaaatttctcagacaaaAATCACGATTATCGCCAAATATGTTGCAGCTAGAACTGAAcccgccaagatgaacctgtcttgaacctcgctctaataccacttgttaggaccgtaaaaatcaggtgtcatacggaagctagcaaagcaaaccttgaacgacgataaatcatacaacaaaaagaaatataccaaaagagacacaaacatttaacgtggttcggtcaactgacctacgtccaccgcggagatgagcaatccactatataaaaagagagtacaaaatatcgagagaacaacctcacgaagaggcaaacacaagtgacacactaacacttatcccgtaaagttctccccctaaacactactctcaagcccctatggctacattgtggatgctagtGAATAAGAAGGACgtatcttcaatttatagaacttcaaacattttcctacaagaaaaaggactagccaagtataagagaattataatttccttctacaaaaaggaaaactcaattaaggtaattatattgccctttccttcaacaaataggaaaatcaaatatggtaagaaaattatggcaaacacttAACATTAGCCTGGAAGATGGCTAAGAACCAGATATAAAATTCCAAGACCACGGGAGGTCATCTAGTCCCTAgatttcacattgattgctctatgttttaatttttatttcaCAGGCAAACTCTCGCTGTCAAGTCTCTCCGGTAGTTAAATTAGTTATATTAGAATCAATAGCATTAGGACAAAAATTATCGAAATTATCAATCCTCATAATTGAAAAACAACCATTTTGCTAGTATATAAACCCCTCTTCCCCTGTTGAGTGGTTCTTTCAAGCAGCTTTGTTCAATTTAATAAATCTCTTCGTTTTCGTTAACGACAGAAGAAAGCTACTACACATTATTGTAATTAAGAGAAGAAAAAATGACTTATGATATGGTCACTAGTTTCCTCTCCCTTGAGCCTTGTAATGATGATAAAATTGTTTATGACTCTTTGGAAAATGGCCTTTACCTTAGTCACAAAGAATTGGCTTATTCTCTTAATCCTTACACAGCTGTTTTTAAGAGAAATGCTGCTAGCATGTTTTCCAATTTGTCCAATGAAAGTGGGGATTTCAAAAGGCTAAGGAGGACGCCGAGTCTTGGCGAATCGCTTGGGAGCAATAGTATTAGCTTTTATAGTgatagtagcagtagcagcagcggcGGTGGCAGCAGTATTCCAAGAAATGATAGTACTAACAGTGTGAATAGTTTGCAGTTGGCGCCAGGGCTTCATTTTCGCGATCATGTTTGGGCGTTAAACCAAAGGTACCTTGCTGCTGAGGCTATTGAAGAGGCAGCAGCTGATATAATTAGTCAAGAGGAAGAAAATGGGGAAGGCGTGAAATTAGTCCAACTTCTTATTACTTGTGCAGAAGCTGTGGCTTGTAGGGACAAGTCTCGTGCCTCGGTCCTGTTGTCTGAGCTACGTGCTAGTGCCTTAGTATTTGGGACTTCTTTCCAGCGTGTAGCGTCCTGTTTCGTGCAGGGGCTCGCTGATCGGTTGGCTCTGGTGCAGCCACTTGGCACTGTTGGTTATGTTGCTATCCCTCCTATGAATAAAACAGACATGGCCTTGGAGAAAAAAGAAGCTGCTTTAAGGCTGTTATATGAGATTTGTCCGCATATTCAGTTTGGTCATTTTGTGGCCAATTGTTCAATATTGGAAGCCTTTGAGGGAGAGAGTTTCATTCATGTGGTTGATTTGGGGATGAGCGTTGGGTTGCCACATGGTCACCAATGGCGTCGTCTTATTCAGAGTCTTGCTAATGGCACTGGTCAACCCCCACATCGCCTTAGGATCACTGCTGTTGGACAAAATATCGAGAAATTCCAAATAATTGGAGATGAGCTTGAGGCCTATGCAAGAAGCCTTGGTATCAATTTGGAGTTTTCAGCTGTGGAAAGCAATTTGGAAAACCTTACGCCAAAGGACATCAAAGTATATGATGGCGAAGTCCTCGTGGTTAACAGCATTCTTCAGCTCCATTGCGTGGTGAAGGAAAGTCGCGGTGCTCTCAACTCTGTTCTGCAGGTAGTTCATGAACTATCTCCCAAGATTCTAGTCCTTGTGGAGCAAGATTCGAGCCACAACGGACCCTTTTTTCTTGGGAGATTCATGGAAGCGTTGCATTATTACTCTGCTATTTTCGATTCCCTTGATGTCATGCTTCCAAAGTATGACACTAGGCGCGCGAAGATAGAGCAATTTTACTTCGCCGAGGAGATTAAGAACATCGTGAGTTGCGAGGGACCAGCACGAGTGGAAAGGCACGAGAGGGTGGACCAATGGCGTAGGAGGATGAGCCGAGCAGGTTTTCAGGCAGCACCTATTAAGATGGTATCACAAGCAAAGCAGTGGCTGGCCAAAGTGAATGCATATCAAGGATTCACTATCACAGAAGAGAAGGGTTGCTTGGTTCTTGGCTGGAAATCAAAGCCTATTGTGGCTGCCTCTTGCTGGAAATGCTGATCAACTCATTGCCTTACCGCAATTTCCATCTACGGTATCATGGAAATTGTGGTAACTCCTAATAAATGAGAGAATGTTAGTGTGCCTAGTTTCAGTTTTTGAGGACTCTTGAGTGTGGACTTTAACAATAAGAACATCTGATAAGTTTGAGTAACACATTTTCAGATGGAGAGTGATAAAATAAAGTTATAGTTGTTCGTGTATAGCTTGAAATTCCTTTCATTTTTTGAGTTCCTAAACACCAACTTAGTGTCCTTATTCCTAACCCTTCCTATGAAGAAGACAATATCGAGTTGTCTGTCAAAAAAAATGTACTAGTACTTGTTATTAGAACTTTACCAAATAGTAGAAACTTTCAGCtggttgtacataaagaaaagaCATCAGCTTGCTCCTTTGCATAAAGCATATAAATTTTGATGAAGTTTCAACCAATTTTTGTGGGTcgcgaaataaaataaaataattacgaTGGTAACTAGGCTCGAGCTGAGTCCAGCTGACCTTACTCCAATAGTTTAATCGAGCTTTTTATATTATTGAGCTGATTCGAGACTCAGTCCGAACCTAGTCCAAGTCGGCTCTTCTCTATTTGTTTCCACATACCAGGGGACATGGAAATTGTGGCAATTCCTAATAAATGAGTGAATGATCATCTGCTACAACGTTGTCATGTTAGTGTTAGAGTTGTTTAGGACTCTCTTATATTCTTCTCCGAACATTAAGGGGTCTTTTGGTAGGAtgcatttgtcacacctcctttttccgcccccgcgagggtacaagagagttttttccaattaaaggacaatcgaaacgagatttgtttatttatttcagagtcgacacttgggagatttagggtgtcccaagtcaccaattttaataccgaatcgaggaaaagaatgactctgtattacagtctgcgcaccaaaaatccggataaggaattctgttaacccgggagaaggtgttaggcattcccgagttccgtggttctagcacggtcgctcaactgtcatatttggcttaaatatctgatttttatacaattatgagctcatatgcaaattttatctttttaccgcttttatcattatttttttttaaaaaaaaatgtgaacatcgtttaaaaacatgtcttttgggatttggatttgggtcgcatgaaatgcacacccgaatttaagaaagtaagcttattaaaatgcgcgcctaaagcaattagcgtgttattatttatgggtaagactgtggaattcacta
This sequence is a window from Nicotiana sylvestris chromosome 3, ASM39365v2, whole genome shotgun sequence. Protein-coding genes within it:
- the LOC104220275 gene encoding GRAS family protein RAD1-like; this encodes MTYDMVTSFLSLEPCNDDKIVYDSLENGLYLSHKELAYSLNPYTAVFKRNAASMFSNLSNESGDFKRLRRTPSLGESLGSNSISFYSDSSSSSSGGGSSIPRNDSTNSVNSLQLAPGLHFRDHVWALNQRYLAAEAIEEAAADIISQEEENGEGVKLVQLLITCAEAVACRDKSRASVLLSELRASALVFGTSFQRVASCFVQGLADRLALVQPLGTVGYVAIPPMNKTDMALEKKEAALRLLYEICPHIQFGHFVANCSILEAFEGESFIHVVDLGMSVGLPHGHQWRRLIQSLANGTGQPPHRLRITAVGQNIEKFQIIGDELEAYARSLGINLEFSAVESNLENLTPKDIKVYDGEVLVVNSILQLHCVVKESRGALNSVLQVVHELSPKILVLVEQDSSHNGPFFLGRFMEALHYYSAIFDSLDVMLPKYDTRRAKIEQFYFAEEIKNIVSCEGPARVERHERVDQWRRRMSRAGFQAAPIKMVSQAKQWLAKVNAYQGFTITEEKGCLVLGWKSKPIVAASCWKC